The following coding sequences are from one Triticum dicoccoides isolate Atlit2015 ecotype Zavitan chromosome 4A, WEW_v2.0, whole genome shotgun sequence window:
- the LOC119286011 gene encoding uncharacterized protein LOC119286011 isoform X2: protein MSLPLRPLPRRHGCRRAPPPQDPLPGDHADNTVVLVVPYACCGVLIGKGGTLIKSLAEAVNAGITVSHHRVCYGFNDRLVKITALIPCGGVPPAVGVVPGLPVPDSWPRLFNWVP, encoded by the exons ATGAGCCTACCTCTCCGGCCCCTTCCGCGCCGTCATGGATGCCGCCGAGCTCCTCCTCCACAAGATCCGCTACCAG GCGACCATGCCGACAACACGGTGGTGCTGGTGGTGCCCTACGCCTGCTGCGGCGTGCTCATCGGCAAAGGAGGCACGCTCATCAA GTCGTTAGCTGAAGCGGTAAATGCTGGAATCACGGTCTCGCACCACCGAGTCTGCTACGGTTTCAATGACAGACTGGTTAAGATCACTGCTTTGATTCCTTGCGGCGGCGTGCCTCCCGCCGTTGGTGTTGTTCCGGGTCtgcccgtgccagattcatggcctcGCTTGTTTAATTGGGTGCCTTAA
- the LOC119286011 gene encoding uncharacterized protein LOC119286011 isoform X1, whose product MSLPLRPLPRRHGCRRAPPPQDPLPETPILCLWLQGDHADNTVVLVVPYACCGVLIGKGGTLIKSLAEAVNAGITVSHHRVCYGFNDRLVKITALIPCGGVPPAVGVVPGLPVPDSWPRLFNWVP is encoded by the exons ATGAGCCTACCTCTCCGGCCCCTTCCGCGCCGTCATGGATGCCGCCGAGCTCCTCCTCCACAAGATCCGCTACCAG AGACTCCAATCCTTTGTTTGTGGTTGCAAGGCGACCATGCCGACAACACGGTGGTGCTGGTGGTGCCCTACGCCTGCTGCGGCGTGCTCATCGGCAAAGGAGGCACGCTCATCAA GTCGTTAGCTGAAGCGGTAAATGCTGGAATCACGGTCTCGCACCACCGAGTCTGCTACGGTTTCAATGACAGACTGGTTAAGATCACTGCTTTGATTCCTTGCGGCGGCGTGCCTCCCGCCGTTGGTGTTGTTCCGGGTCtgcccgtgccagattcatggcctcGCTTGTTTAATTGGGTGCCTTAA
- the LOC119286014 gene encoding reticulon-like protein B12, whose protein sequence is MVLWRRGRADLSALLLATVVASWILFHGASGYTAVSLAADMLFLLLVVLYAWSRAARLLGHPAPPIPDLQLVADELDALISSGLAGIVSAFRRVAQGQPGSGRVFA, encoded by the coding sequence ATGGTGTTGTGGCGCCGAGGCCGGGCCGACCTGAGCGCCCTACTCCTAGCGACCGTCGTCGCCTCCTGGATCCTATTCCACGGCGCCTCCGGTTACACGGCCGTGTCACTGGCCGCCGACATGCTCTTCCTCCTTCTGGTCGTGCTGTACGCGTGgtccagggctgcgcgcctcctcggCCACCCCGCGCCGCCCATCCCCGACCTGCAGCTGGTGGCCGACGAGCTCGACGCGCTCATCAGCTCCGGCCTCGCCGGCATCGTCTCCGCCTTCCGCCGCGTCGCGCAGGGCCAGCCCGGCTCTGGGCGCGTCTTCGCCTGA